One stretch of Sardina pilchardus chromosome 17, fSarPil1.1, whole genome shotgun sequence DNA includes these proteins:
- the LOC134062199 gene encoding leucine-rich repeat neuronal protein 3, translated as MKDVWLVDCLLMGLAVAAFVPASAARVDCPKSCVCEVRPWFSPTSVYREGPTVDCNDLGLFEVPERLPADTQVLMMQTNNVAKVDRPLDYLVNVSEIDLSQNNVTSVADLALGRLPQLLSLHLEENWICALPDDALSRLPSLQELYLNHNLISSISPAAFRGLRGLLRLHLNSNQLRTLSSEWFESTPSLEILMIGENPIPTIPDLTFRHLRNLRSLVLTRMNLSQLPDNALAGLENLESISFYDNTFPEVPHGALRHLKNLKFLDLNKNPIGRIQRGDFVDMPHLKELEINSMPELVSIDSLALDNLPELTKIEATNNPKLSYIHPTAFRKLPRLETLMLNGNALSALHRVTVESLPNLREVSLYSNPIRCDCVVRWMSANRTRVRFMQPDYLFCSEPPEYEGQRVRQVHFREMTETCLPLISPESLPARLSVANGSAVSLHCRAFAEPEPEIYWITPAGTRVLPNTVTEKYYMHPEGTFDIYDITEAEAGLYTCVAHNLIGADLKSVSVEVNGFFPQPPNSSFNVDVTSVEANSVLVSWKASHGSLAPNIKWFTVSGAKNPTVAFTARVPSDVKAYNLTHLSPATQYKVCVDVPNVLHTQRSKCVNVTTKRVEKAATAVGAAAAALASERWDVVVISVFGVLLTAVSVACLLIYVHLGNQQLYGDLRKCQSTTLLAPQAALHSSPFTRLWVAGRGMPGAEEVRATVINVSDNAF; from the coding sequence ATGAAGGACGTGTGGCTTGTGGATTGTTTGTTAATGGGGCTCGCTGTGGCGGCCTTTGTTCCAGCCTCCGCGGCCAGAGTAGATTGCCccaagtcctgtgtgtgtgaagtccgCCCCTGGTTCTCGCCGACGTCGGTGTACAGAGAGGGCCCCACGGTGGACTGCAACGACTTGGGGCTTTTCGAGGTCCCCGAGAGACTACCGGCGGACACGCAGGTGCTGATGATGCAGACGAACAACGTCGCCAAGGTGGACCGGCCTCTGGACTACCTGGTCAACGTGTCCGAGATCGACCTGTCGCAGAACAACGTGACGTCCGTGGCCGACCTGGCCCTGGGCCGCCTGCCGCAGCTGCTCTCGCTGCACCTGGAGGAGAACTGGATATGCGCGTTGCCCGACGACGCGCTCTCCCGCCTCCCGAGCCTCCAGGAGCTCTACCTGAACCACAACCTGATCTCGTCGATCTCGCCGGCGGCCTTCCGCGGGCTCCGCGGCCTGCTGCGGCTCCACCTGAACTCCAACCAGCTCCGCACCCTCAGCAGCGAGTGGTTCGAGTCCACACCAAGCCTGGAGATCCTGATGATCGGCGAGAACCCCATCCCCACCATCCCCGATTTGACCTTCAGGCACCTGAGGAACCTTCGGAGCTTGGTCCTGACCCGGATGAACCTCTCGCAGTTGCCCGACAACGCTCTGGCCGGCTTGGAGAACCTCGAGAGCATCTCCTTCTACGACAACACCTTCCCCGAGGTTCCGCACGGCGCCCTGAGGCACCTCAAGAACCTGAAGTTCCTCGACCTGAACAAGAACCCGATCGGGCGGATCCAGCGGGGCGACTTTGTGGACATGCCGCACCTGAAGGAGCTGGAGATCAACAGCATGCCGGAGCTGGTGTCCATCGACAGCCTGGCGCTGGACAACTTGCCCGAGCTCACCAAGATCGAGGCCACCAACAACCCCAAGCTGTCCTACATCCACCCGACCGCCTTCCGGAAGCTCCCGCGCCTCGAGACGCTCATGCTGAACGGCAACGCGCTGAGCGCCCTGCACCGGGTGACCGTCGAGTCGCTGCCCAACCTGCGCGAGGTCAGCCTCTACTCCAACCCCATCCGCTGCGACTGCGTGGTGCGCTGGATGAGCGCCAACCGGACGCGCGTCCGCTTCATGCAGCCCGACTACCTCTTCTGCTCGGAGCCGCCCGAGTACGAGGgccagcgcgtgcgccaggtgCACTTCCGCGAGATGACCGAGACGTGCCTGCCGCTCATCTCGCCCGAgagcctgcccgcccgcctgaGCGTGGCCAACGGCAGCGCCGTCTCGCTCCACTGCCGCGCCTTcgccgagcccgagcccgagaTCTACTGGATCACGCCGGCGGGCACCCGCGTCCTGCCCAACACCGTGACGGAGAAGTACTACATGCACCCCGAGGGCACGTTCGACATCTACGACATCACGGAGGCCGAGGCCGGCCTGTACACCTGCGTGGCGCACAACCTCATCGGCGCCGACCTCAAGTCCGTCTCGGTGGAGGTCAACGGATTTTTCCCGCAGCCGCCCAACAGCTCCTTCAACGTGGACGTCACGTCCGTCGAGGCCAACTCGGTGCTGGTGTCCTGGAAGGCGTCGCACGGCAGCCTGGCGCCCAACATCAAGTGGTTCACCGTCTCGGGCGCCAAGAACCCCACCGTGGCGTTCACCGCCCGCGTCCCGTCCGACGTCAAGGCGTACAACCTGACGCACCTCTCGCCGGCCACCCAGTACAAGGTGTGCGTGGACGTCCCGAACGTGCTCCACACGCAGAGGTCAAAGTGCGTCAACGTCACCACGAAGAGGGTCGAAAAGGCGGCCACGGCGGTGGGAgccgcggcggcggcgctgGCGTCCGAGCGCTGGGACGTGGTGGTCATCAGCGTCTTCGGCGTGCTCCTCACCGCCGTGTCGGTCGCCTGCTTACTCATCTACGTGCACCTCGGGAACCAGCAGCTCTACGGGGACCTGCGCAAGTGCCAGTCCACGACGCTGTTGGCACCGCAAGCGGCGCTGCACTCCTCCCCCTTCACCCGGCTCTGGGTGGCGGGCAGAGGCATGCCAGGCGCGGAGGAGGTGAGAGCCACGGTCATAAACGTGTCGGACAACGCTTTCTAA